A DNA window from Brassica napus cultivar Da-Ae chromosome C1, Da-Ae, whole genome shotgun sequence contains the following coding sequences:
- the LOC106432423 gene encoding uncharacterized sugar kinase slr0537-like, which produces MALSLLSPIQSSTSLSSFTLTAFPAPKNASFLSSIYSLYHPKGALGSSRTASSFFRGSANLRRIESTAADKKRQMVSRNGEFDEGEIERIGGQDEDDEELIQGHDDHSPSSPDRWDVLGLGQAMVDFSGVVDDDFLKKLGLQKGTRKLINHEERGRVLQAMDGCTYKAAAGGSLSNTLVALARLGCRSISDRPLNVAMAGSIAGDPLGSFYRTKLRRANVNFLSAPIMDGTTGTVIVLTTPDAQRTMLAYQGTSSVVNYDSCLASLISKTNVFVVEGYLFELPDTIRTITKACEEAHRNGALVAVTASDVSCIERHYDDFWDIVGNYADIIFANSDEARAFCHFSADESPISATRYLSHFVPFVSVTDGINGSYIGVKGEAIYIPPSPCVPVDTCGAGDAYASGILYGILRGVTDLKGMGDLAATIAATVVGQQGTRLRVQDAVRLARSHEFFYQKFWCSN; this is translated from the exons ATGGCACTTTCTCTCCTATCCCCAATTCAATCCTCTACCTCTCTTTCTTCCTTCACTCTTACCGCCTTCCCCGCTCCTAAAAATGCCTCCTTTCTCTCTTCTATTTACTCCTTATATCACCCCAAAGGAGCCCTCGGAAGCAGCAGAACCGCGAGCTCGTTTTTCAGAGGCTCGGCCAACTTGAGGAGGATTGAGTCCACGGCGGCGGATAAGAAGAGGCAAATGGTTTCTAGAAACGGAGAATTCGATGAAGGAGAAATCGAGAGAATCGGAGGTCAAGACGAAGACGACGAGGAATTGATACAAGGACATGATGACCATTCACCTTCTTCCCCTGATAGATGGGATGTCTTGGGTctcggccaagccatg GTAGATTTCTCTGGAGTTGTGGACGATGACTTCCTAAAGAAACTAGGCTTACAAAAGGGAACGAGGAAGCTTATAAATCACGAGGAGAGGGGTAGAGTCTTACAAGCAATGGATGGCTGCACCTATAAGGCTGCGGCTGGAGGGTCATTGTCCAACACTCTTGTTGCTTTGGCTAGACTAGGTTGTCGTTCCATCAGTGACCGCCCTTTAAATGTCGCTATGGCAGGCAGTATTGCTGGTGACCCTCTCGGTAGTTTTTACAG GACTAAACTACGTAGAGCAAATGTAAATTTTCTATCTGCTCCAATCATGGATGGAACAACTGGAACAGTAATAGTGCTCACCACTCCTGACGCACAACGTACTATGCTTGCCTATCAG GGGACATCTTCAGTCGTTAATTATGATTCTTGCTTGGCTAGTTTGATATCCAAGACAAATGTCTTTGTCGTCGAAGGCTATCTGTTTGAGCTTCCTGATACTATTAGAACCATAACAAAAGCCTGCGAAGAAGCCCACAGAAACGGAGCACTTGTTGCTGTGACTGCATCAGATGTGTCTTGCATAGAGAGGCATTACGATGACTTCTG GGACATTGTGGGCAACTATGCAGATATTATATTTGCAAACAGCGATGAAGCAAGAGCGTTCTGTCACTTCTCCGCAGACGAGAGCCCAATCTCAGCGACAAGGTACTTGAGCCACTTTGTCCCATTTGTTTCAGTGACCGACGGAATCAACGGGTCATACATTGGAGTTAAAGGAGAGGCCATATACATTCCTCCATCCCCGTGCGTGCCGGTAGACACTTGCGGTGCTGGAGATGCTTACGCTTCGGGGATCTTATACGGTATCTTGAGAGGTGTCACCGACTTGAAAGGAATGGGAGACTTGGCAGCTACGATAGCAGCCACTGTGGTTGGTCAACAAGGAACCAGGCTTAGGGTTCAAGACGCCGTTAGGCTGGCAAGATCACATgagtttttttatcaaaagttctGGTGTTCGAACTGA
- the LOC106432424 gene encoding uncharacterized protein LOC106432424: MSTPRNGFSKHQQRAEKVCGQGGPNWILIAGGALLSTLSIRFGYKLKQSPHFKPPHQSNASPGFKANGTSERRRCCCLHSSTTSSCAKNNDYSCFRSIPGTENVEGKEETNEQMESVSDTSLPLVTVPAPSYSKENGVMWTSSPDRLELPPRPYNHHSTCSDSPCVSETSSDIFSKREVIQKLRQQLKRRDDMILEMQEQILELQNSYNAQMSHSSHLQAQLDSMNRDLFESEREVERLRKAIADHSVSNGKTSPVAPWNGFMDSENNYESAEKGSREGERIERLRKEVSELKEVIDGKEYLLRSYKEQKIELQQKVKELQQRLNSQLPNIL; the protein is encoded by the exons ATGAGTACACCAAGAAACGGCTTTTCCAAGCATCAGCAGCGAGCTGAGAAAGTTTGTGGTCAAGGAGGGCCCAATTGGATCCTCATCGCAGGTGGAGCCTTGTTGAGCACTCTGTCCATTCGTTTTGGCTACAAGCTTAAGCAGTCGCCTCATTTCAAACCTCCTCATCAGTCTAATGCCTCTCCTGGATTTAAAG CCAATGGAACATCTGAGAGGCGAAGATGTTGTTGTTTGCACTCCTCCACCACGTCTTCCTGTGCAAAGAATAATGATTATTCCTGCTTCCGCTCCATTCCAG GAACTGAGAATGTGGAGGGAAAAGAGGAGACAAACGAGCAAATGGAATCTGTATCTGACACTTCACTGCCTCTTGTGACGGTTCCTGCTCCATCATACAGCAAAGAGAATGGAGTCATGTGGACTTCTTCTCCTGATCGCCTGGAACTTCCCCCTAGACCATACAATCACCACTCAACCTGCTCGGATTCTCCTTGCGTATCTGAAACCAGCTCAGACATCTTCAGCAAACGAGAAGTAATACAGAAGCTAAGGCAACAGCTGAAGAGGCGTGACGACATGATCCTGGAAATGCAGGAACAGATTCTAGAGCTGCAGAACTCGTATAACGCGCAGATGTCACATTCAAGCCACCTCCAGGCTCAGCTAGACTCGATGAACAGAGATCTGTTCGAATCAGAAAGAGAAGTTGAGAGACTGAGAAAAGCAATCGCTGATCACAGCGTGAGCAATGGCAAGACATCTCCTGTTGCACCTTGGAACGGGTTTATGGACAGCGAGAACAATTACGAGTCAGCGGAGAAGGGATCAAGGGAGGGAGAAAGAATAGAGAGGTTGAGAAAGGAAGTGAGTGAGCTTAAAGAAGTGATAGACGGGAAAGAGTATCTGCTTAGGAGCTATAAAGAGCAGAAGATTGAGCTTCAACAGAAGGTGAAAGAGTTGCAGCAGAGATTGAACTCGCAGCTCCCAAACATATTGTAG
- the LOC106432414 gene encoding uncharacterized protein LOC106432414, with protein MMKNVNKATPEYATSETLVWWDMDSCPLPNGYDPSRLGPRIDTELKNLGYNGPLTIIAVGNVDGIPYDFLKVLSSNGFVIKHSGQDIHGDMREYFISRSRLCQPPPVTIMIISGLPLLLESVTREIYVRPDCGYNLLLAYPPHSEPKQPHPSWLWDRASLLKGSSNVEKRRLDKGSVIPFSCGLCYFFCPSFEDFTSHLQSAKHARKVEVDNCGRDTRFKLALKELEAAKLSEPYLDQLRSKQSSFNRLYKRCTALKTQSKAEMLKFQKVVSSPPNNSTSKTKKGKRMEVEKEFESSLPKNTKAKEQSESKKPMIEGGYMDLRSGLVL; from the exons atgatgaagaacGTCAACAAGGCGACGCCTGAGTATGCGACATCTGAAACTTTGGTGTGGTGGGACATGGACAGCTGTCCGCTCCCTAATGGTTATGACCCGAGTCGGCTCGGTCCGAGAATAGATACGGAGTTGAAGAATCTAGGCTACAATGGTCCGCTCACCATCATTGCCGTTGGCAACGTGGACGGGATCCCTTATGACTTCCTGAAAGTGCTCTCTTCCAACGGATTCGTTATTAAACACTCAG GACAAGACATTCATGGGGATATGCGCGAATATTTCATTTCGCGTAGCAGACTTTGTCAGCCTCCTCCGGTGACAATAATGATCATATCCGGCCTTCCTCTTCTACTGGAATCAGTCACTAGAGAGATTTACGTGAGGCCTGACTGTGGATACAATCTTCTTCTGGCATATCCACCGCATAGTGAACCTAAACAACCACATCCTTCATGGCTCTGGGATAGGGCTAGCTTACTGAAAG GGTCCTCCAACGTGGAGAAAAGAAGACTCGACAAAGGCAGTGTAATTCCGTTTTCTTGCGGATTATGCTACTTTTTCTGCCCCAGCTTTGAAGATTTCACCAGTCACCTCCAGAGCGCCAAGCATGCACGCAAG GTTGAAGTGGATAATTGTGGCAGGGATACCAGGTTTAAGCTGGCTCTTAAAGAATTAGAGGCGGCTAAGCTCTCAGAG CCTTATCTTGATCAATTGAGGTCAAAACAATCCTCCTTTAATCGTTTATATAAGCGTTGTACTGCCTTGAAGACGCAATCTAAG GCAGAAATGTTGAAGTTTCAAAAAGTTGTTTCTTCCCCTCCAAATAATTCTACTTCTAAGACGAAGAAG gGAAAAAGAATGGAGGTTGAAAAAGAATTCGAGTCTTCCCTTCCAAAGAATACTAAGGCGAAGGAGCAATCGGAG TCAAAAAAGCCGATGATTGAAGGAGGGTACATGGACCTCCGCAGTGGTCTTGTTCTCTAA
- the LOC125580173 gene encoding uncharacterized protein LOC125580173: protein MMMKNVNKATPEYATSETLVWWDMDSCPLPNGYDPSRLGPRIDTELKNLGYNGPLTIIAVGNVDGIPYDFLKVLSSNGFVIKHSGQDIHGDMREYFISRSRLCQPPPVTIMIISGLPLLLESVTREIYVRPDCGYNLLLAYPPHSEPKQPHPSWLWDRASLLKGSSNVEKRRLDKGSVIPFSCGLCYFFCPSFEHQSPPERQACTQGKHPLCNIVSLLYIF from the exons ATGATGATGAAGAACGTCAACAAGGCGACGCCTGAGTATGCGACATCTGAAACTTTGGTGTGGTGGGACATGGACAGCTGTCCGCTCCCTAATGGTTATGACCCGAGTCGGCTCGGTCCGAGAATAGATACGGAGTTGAAGAATCTAGGCTACAATGGTCCGCTCACCATCATTGCCGTTGGCAACGTGGACGGGATCCCTTATGACTTCCTGAAAGTGCTCTCTTCCAACGGATTCGTTATTAAACACTCAG GACAAGACATTCATGGGGATATGCGCGAATATTTCATTTCGCGTAGCAGACTTTGTCAGCCTCCTCCGGTGACAATAATGATCATATCCGGCCTTCCTCTTCTACTGGAATCAGTCACTAGAGAGATTTACGTGAGGCCTGACTGTGGATACAATCTTCTTCTGGCATATCCACCGCATAGTGAACCTAAACAACCACATCCTTCATGGCTCTGGGATAGGGCTAGCTTACTGAAAG GGTCCTCCAACGTGGAGAAAAGAAGACTCGACAAAGGCAGTGTAATTCCGTTTTCTTGCGGATTATGCTACTTTTTCTGCCCCAGCTTTGAACACCAGTCACCTCCAGAGCGCCAAGCATGCACGCAAGGTAAGCATCCTCTTTGCAATATTGTATCATTGCtttacattttttaa
- the LOC125580174 gene encoding peroxisomal trans-2-enoyl-CoA reductase-like, producing MADLKDKVVLVTGASSGIGKEICLDLVKAGCKIITAAHRVDRLNSLCSNINSFGSTGTQATALELNVASVQPPFEKRLRKLGKYLAYLQSDVGLIITLVHCETLFHLKKLARNLIGFVTSRFYYGHITIICFLK from the coding sequence ATGGCTGACCTCAAAGACAAAGTGGTTCTTGTGACAGGAGCTTCCTCTGGTATAGGAAAAGAGATCTGTCTTGATTTGGTCAAAGCTGGCTGTAAGATTATCACAGCAGCACATCGTGTCGACCGCCTCAACTCTCTCTGCTCCAACATCAACAGCTTCGGTTCAACTGGAACCCAAGCCACAGCTCTCGAGCTAAACGTCGCATCGGTGCAGCCACCATTCGAAAAGCGGTTAAGGAAGCTTGGGAAGTATTTGGCCTATCTTCAGTCTGATGTTGGCCTTATCATTACTTTAGTACATTGTGAAACATTGTTTCATTTAAAGAAGTTGGCAAGGAATCTCATTGGGTTTGTTACTTCCAGATTCTACTACGGGCATATCACAATCATCTGTTTCCTCAAGTAA